A genomic segment from Agelaius phoeniceus isolate bAgePho1 chromosome 2, bAgePho1.hap1, whole genome shotgun sequence encodes:
- the RBBP7 gene encoding histone-binding protein RBBP7: MHMSLGDTGFISPHLAATAQHSGHSAAQRPRLPPAPPPPSPGPGPSSAFPRPRRRLPPAPPPPSPGLGPASPFLRLPPDPPPPSPGLASAFPRPSSAFLPPPSPGPCSAFPRSRLRLTPAPPPPSLGPASAFPRPLLRLPSVPPPPSPGPASAFPRPRLRLPPAPPPPSPGPASAFPRPRLAFPGPFPPAPPRHSPAALSGPGVLSAAPSPPAHPRLFSLPPAFPGAPVRALSLLPSLPASSVSPCRFAPSWRRVSPDMASTDMLEDAVEERVISEEYKIWKKKLPFLYDLVMTHAPASRGSGCLRSAELGGFGSVTGKIEMEIKINHEGEVNRARYMLQNPRIVATKTPLLMCWCLTTLNILQKQTK; encoded by the exons ATGCATATGAGCCTTGGTGATACAGGATTCATCTCT CCCCACCTCGCGGCCACAGCGCAGCACAGCGGCCACAGCGCAGCACAGCGGCCCCGCCttcccccggccccgcctccGCCTTCCCCCGGCCCGGGCCCCTCCTCCGCCttcccccggccccgccgccgccttcccccggccccgcctccGCCTTCCCCCGGCCTGGGCCCCGCCTCCCCCTTCCTCCGCCTGCCCCCGGACCCTCCTCCGCCTTCCCCCGGCCTgg CCTCCGCCTTCCCCCGGCCCTCCTCCGCCTTCCTCCCTCCGCCTTCCCCCGGCCCCTGCTCCGCCTTCCCTCGGTCCCGCCTCCGCCTTACCCCGGCCCCTCCTCCGCCTTCCCTCGGCCCCGCCTCCGCCTTCCCCCGGCCACTCCTCCGCCTTCCCTCGGTCCCGCCTCCGCCttcccccggccccgcctccgccttcccccggccccgcctccgccttcccccggcccctcctccgccttcccccggccccgcctccgccttcccccggccccgcctcgCCTTCCCCGGTCCCTtccctcccgccccgccccgccatAGCCCGGCAGCCCTTTCAGGGCCGGGGGTCCTGTCTGCGGCACCCTCGCCACCTGCGCACCCTCGCctcttctcccttcctcccGCCTttccaggggctcctgtgcgagctctttccctccttccctccctccccgccTCCTCCGTTTCCCCCTGCCGCTTCGCTCCCTCCTGGCGCCGCGTGTCTCCCGACATGGCGAGCACGGACA tgctggaggaCGCGGTGGAGGAGCGTGTCATCAGCGAAGAGTACAAGATCTGGAAGAAAAAGCTCCCCTTCTTGTACGACCTGGTGATGACACACGCCCCGGCCTCACGGGGCAGTGGCTGCCTGAGGTCAGCAG AACTTGGTGGCTTTGGATCTGTGACTGGCAAAATTGAGATGGAGATTAAAATTAACCATGAGGGTGAAGTGAACCGTGCCCGTTACATGCTGCAGAATCCCCGCATCGTCGCGACAAAAACACCTCTGCTGATGTGCTGGTGTTTGACTACACTAAACATCCTTCAAAAACAG ACCAAGTGA